The proteins below are encoded in one region of Neofelis nebulosa isolate mNeoNeb1 chromosome 17, mNeoNeb1.pri, whole genome shotgun sequence:
- the SUPT5H gene encoding transcription elongation factor SPT5 isoform X1 — protein sequence MSDSEDSNFSEEEDSERSSDGEEAEVEEERRSVAGSEKEEEPEEEEEEEEEEEYDEEEEEEDDDRPPKKPRHGGFILDEADVDDEYEDEDQWEDGAEDILEKEEIEASNIDNVVLDEDRSGARRLQNLWRDQREEELGEYYMKKYAKSSVGETVYGGSDELSDDITQQQLLPGVKDPNLWTVKCKIGEERATAISLMRKFIAYQFTDTPLQIKSVVAPEHVKGYIYVEAYKQTHVKQAIEGVGNLRLGYWNQQMVPIKEMTDVLKVVKEVANLKPKSWVRLKRGIYKDDIAQVDYVEPSQNTISLKMIPRIDYDRIKARMSLKDWFAKRKKFKRPPQRLFDAEKIRSLGGDVASDGDFLIFEGNRYSRKGFLFKSFAMSAVITEGVKPTLSELEKFEDQPEGIDLEVVTESTGKEREHNFQPGDNVEVCEGELINLQGKILSVDGNKITIMPKHEDLKDMLEFPAQELRKYFKMGDHVKVIAGRFEGDTGLIVRVEENFVILFSDLTMHELKVLPRDLQLCSETASGVDVGGQHEWGELVQLDPQTVGVIVRLERETFQVLNMYGKVVTVRHQAVTRKKDNRFAVALDSEQNNIHVKDIVKVIDGPHSGREGEIRHLFRSFAFLHCKKLVENGGMFVCKTRHLVLAGGSKPRDVTNFTVGGFAPMSPRISSPMHPSAGGQRGGFGSPGGGSGGMSRGRGRRDNELIGQTVRISQGPYKGYIGVVKDATESTARVELHSTCQTISVDRQRLTTVGSRRPGGMTSTYGRTPMYGSQTPMYGSGSRTPMYGSQTPLQDGSRTPHYGSQTPLHDGSRTPAQSGAWDPNNPNTPSRAEEEYEYAFDDEPTPSPQAYGGTPNPQTPGYPDPSSPQVNPQYNPQTPGTPAMYNTDQFSPYAAPSPQGSYQPSPSPQSYHQVAPSPAGYQNTHSPASYHPTPSPMAYQASPSPSPVGYSPMTPGAPSPGGYNPHTPGSGIEQNSSDWVTTDIQVKVRDTYLDTQVVGQTGVIRSVTGGMCSVYLKDSEKVVSISSEHLEPITPTKNNKVKVILGEDREATGVLLSIDGEDGIVRMDLDEQLKILNLRFLGKLLEA from the exons ATGTCGGACAGTGAGGACAGCAACTTCTCCGAGGAGGAGGACAGCGAGCGCAGCAGTGACGGCGAGGAGGCCGAG GTAGAAGAAGAGCGGCGGAGTGTAGCAGGCAGCgagaaggaggaagagcctgaggaagaagaggaggaggaagaggaggaagaatacgatgaagaagaggaagaggaagatgatgACAGGCCTCCCAAGAAACCCCGCCATGGCGGCTTCATTCTGGACGAGGCTG ATGTGGACGATGAGTATGAGGATGAGGACCAGTGGGAGGACGGAGCAGAGGACATTTTAGAGAAAG AAGAGATTGAAG CCTCCAACATCGATAATGTCGTCCTGGATGAAGACCGTTCTGGGGCTCGCCGCCTACAAAACCTCTGGAG GGACCAGCGAGAGGAAGAACTGGGCGAGTACTACATGAAGAAATATGCCAAGTCGTCTGTGGGAGAGAC GGTGTATGGAGGATCTGATGAGCTCTCTGATGACATCACTCAGCAGCAGCTGCTTCCGGGAGTCAA GGATCCAAATCTGTGGACTGTCAAATGTAAG ATTGGGGAGGAACGGGCCACGGCCATTTCCTTGATGCGCAAGTTCATTGCTTACCAGTTCACAGACACG CCCCTGCAGATTAAGTCAGTGGTGGCACCAGAGCACGTGAAGGGCTACATCTACGTGGAGGCCTATAAGCAGACGCACGTGAAGCAGGCCATCGAGGGCGTGGGCAACCTGCGGCTTGGCTACTGGAACCAGCAGATGGTGCCCATCAAGGAAATGACAGATGTGCTCAAAGTCGTAAAGGAGGTGGCCAACCTGAAGCCGAAGTCCTGGGTCCGCCTCAAGAGGGGCATCTATAAGGACGACATTGCCCAG GTGGATTATGTGGAGCCCAGCCAAAACACCATCTCCTTGAAGATGATCCCACGCATCGACTATGACCGCATCAAGGCCCGTATGAGCTTG AAAGACTGGTTTGCCAAAAGGAAGAAGTTTAAGCGACCTCCACAGAGGCTGTTTGATGCTGAGAAGATCAG GTCCCTGGGCGGCGATGTTGCCTCGGATGGTGACTTCCTCATCTTCGAGGGGAACCGTTACAGCCGGAAGGGCTTTCTGTTCAAGAGCTTTGCCATGTCTGCTGTG aTCACGGAGGGTGTGAAGCCCACACTCTCTGAGCTGGAGAAGTTTGAGGACCAGCCGGAGGGCATTGACCTTGAGGTGGTGACTGAGAGCACAG GGAAGGAGCGGGAACACAACTTCCAGCCTGGGGACAATGTGGAGGTGTGTGAGGGCGAGCTCATCAACCTGCAGGGCAAGATCCTTAGCGTGGATGGCAACAAGATCACCATCATGCCCAAGCACGAGGACCTCAAG GACATGTTGGAGTTCCCGGCCCAGGAACTTCGGAAGTACTTTAAGATGGGGGACCACGTGAAGGTGATTGCTGGCCGATTTGAGGGTGACACAGGCCTCATTGTGCGAGTGGAGGAGAACTTTGTTATTCTGTTCTCTGACCTCACCATGCAtgag CTGAAGGTGCTCCCCCGGGACCTGCAGCTCTGCTCAGAGACGGCATCGGGTGTGGATGTGGGGGgccagcatgaatggggggagctGGTGCAGCTAGACCCCCAGACCGTGGGTGTCATCGTGCGGCTGGAGCGGGAGACCTTCCAG GTACTGAACATGTATGGGAAGGTGGTGACTGTCAGGCACCAGGCTGTGACCCGGAAGAAGGACAACCGCTTTGCCGTGGCCCTGGACTCAGAACAGAATAACATCCACGTGAAAGACATCGTGAAGGTCATTGACGGCCCCCACTCA GGCCGGGAGGGCGAAATTCGCCATCTCTTCCGCAGCTTCGCCTTCCTGCATTGCAAGAAACTGGTGGAGAATGGGGGCATGTTTGTCTGCAAGACCCGCCACCTCGTCCTGGCGGGGGGCTCGAAG CCCCGAGATGTGACCAACTTCACAGTGGGTGGCTTTGCCCCTATGAGTCCCCGGATCAGCAGCCCCATGCACCCCAGCGCTGGAG gtCAGCGTGGTGGCTTTGGCAGCCCTggtggcggcagcggcggcaTGAGCAGGGGCCGAGGGCGGAGAGACAACGAACTCATAGGCCAGACTGTGCGCATCTCCCAAGGGCCCTACAAAG GCTACATCGGTGTGGTGAAGGATGCCACGGAGTCCACGGCCCGCGTGGAGCTGCACTCCACCTGCCAGACCATCTCTGTGGACCGTCAGCGGCTCACTACGGT GGGCTCACGGCGCCCAGGTGGCATGACCTCAACCTATGGGCGGACACCCATGTATGGCTCCCAGACGCCCATGTATGGCTCTGGCTCCCGCACACCCATGTATGGCTCTCAGACACCTCTCCAGGATG GCAGCCGTACCCCGCATTACGGTTCCCAGACACCTTTGCATGACGGCAGCCGCACTCCTGCTCAGAGTGGTGCTTGGGACCCCAACAACCCTAACACGCCATCACG GGCTGAGGAAGAATACGAGTATGCTTTCGACGACGAGCCCACCCCGTCCCCACAGGCCTATGGGGGCACCCCCAATCCCCAGACACCTGGCTATCCCGATCCCTCATCCCCACAGGTCAACCCGCAGTACAACCCACAGACGCCAGGGACGCCAGCCAT GTACAACACAGACCAGTTCTCCCCCTATGCCGCCCCCTCCCCGCAAGGCTCCtaccagcccagccccagcccccaaagCTACCACCAGGTGGCGCCAAGCCCAGCGGGCTACCAGAACACCCACTCTCCAGCCAGCTAccaccccacaccctcccccatgGCCTATCAG GCCAGCCCTAGCCCGAGTCCTGTTGGCTACAGTCCGATGACACCTGGAGCCCCCTCCCCTGGTGGCTATAACCCGCACACACCAGGCTCAGGAATTGAGCAGAACTCTAGCGACTGGGTAACCACTGACATCCAGGTGAAGGTGCGGGACACCTACCTGGATACACAGgtggtggggcagacgggagtcATCCGCAGCGTCACG
- the LOC131499239 gene encoding uncharacterized protein LOC131499239 isoform X1 encodes MKEKDKEGADGEEEKEDRQKINYRWIQKTQVTAIRRQRDQSSEKEDRQDPGLGPEKAWGVGRVPMWPLWTILLLVRPLGGLGSPLCPREPFYFLVAIMKMLGNKNDGTLYTPDDLSVCPAETLGCFRLELSVIQFEEGRSMGIAVFRLQRLLDALGSRLWVTGQGPCPPCEGHPQRPVPLFLAKLLELLQEACARHLPSA; translated from the exons atgaaggagaaagacaaagaaggggccgatggagaagaggagaaagaggacagACAGAAGATCAATTACAGATGGATCCAGAAAACACAAGTGACGGCGATTCGGAGGCAGAGAGACCAGTCctcagagaaagaagacagacag GACCCTGGGCTGGGACCAGAAAAggcctggggggtgggcagggtgcCCATGTGGCCTCTCTGGACCATCCTTCTGCTGGTACGGCCCTTGGGAGGCCTAGGATCACCCCTCTGCCCTCGGGAGCCTTTCTACTTCCTTGTTGCCATCATGAAGATGCTG ggaaacaaaaatgatggcACTCTCTACACCCCTGATGATCTCTCG GTTTGTCCTGCTGAGACTCTGGGATGCTTCCGGCTGGAGCTTTCTGTGATCCAGTTCGAAGAGGGCCGATCCATGGGGATTGCTGTGTTCCGGCTACAGCGTCTGCTGGATGCATTGGGGTCCCGGCTGTGGGTGACTGGCCAGGGTCCTTGTCCACCCTGTGAAGGACATCCCCAGAGACCCGTCCCCCTCTTTCTGGCCAAGCTCTTGGAGTTATTACAGGAGGCTTGTGCTAGGCACCTGCCCTCAGCATGA
- the SUPT5H gene encoding transcription elongation factor SPT5 isoform X2 yields the protein MSDSEDSNFSEEEDSERSSDGEEAEVEEERRSVAGSEKEEEPEEEEEEEEEEEYDEEEEEEDDDRPPKKPRHGGFILDEADVDDEYEDEDQWEDGAEDILEKASNIDNVVLDEDRSGARRLQNLWRDQREEELGEYYMKKYAKSSVGETVYGGSDELSDDITQQQLLPGVKDPNLWTVKCKIGEERATAISLMRKFIAYQFTDTPLQIKSVVAPEHVKGYIYVEAYKQTHVKQAIEGVGNLRLGYWNQQMVPIKEMTDVLKVVKEVANLKPKSWVRLKRGIYKDDIAQVDYVEPSQNTISLKMIPRIDYDRIKARMSLKDWFAKRKKFKRPPQRLFDAEKIRSLGGDVASDGDFLIFEGNRYSRKGFLFKSFAMSAVITEGVKPTLSELEKFEDQPEGIDLEVVTESTGKEREHNFQPGDNVEVCEGELINLQGKILSVDGNKITIMPKHEDLKDMLEFPAQELRKYFKMGDHVKVIAGRFEGDTGLIVRVEENFVILFSDLTMHELKVLPRDLQLCSETASGVDVGGQHEWGELVQLDPQTVGVIVRLERETFQVLNMYGKVVTVRHQAVTRKKDNRFAVALDSEQNNIHVKDIVKVIDGPHSGREGEIRHLFRSFAFLHCKKLVENGGMFVCKTRHLVLAGGSKPRDVTNFTVGGFAPMSPRISSPMHPSAGGQRGGFGSPGGGSGGMSRGRGRRDNELIGQTVRISQGPYKGYIGVVKDATESTARVELHSTCQTISVDRQRLTTVGSRRPGGMTSTYGRTPMYGSQTPMYGSGSRTPMYGSQTPLQDGSRTPHYGSQTPLHDGSRTPAQSGAWDPNNPNTPSRAEEEYEYAFDDEPTPSPQAYGGTPNPQTPGYPDPSSPQVNPQYNPQTPGTPAMYNTDQFSPYAAPSPQGSYQPSPSPQSYHQVAPSPAGYQNTHSPASYHPTPSPMAYQASPSPSPVGYSPMTPGAPSPGGYNPHTPGSGIEQNSSDWVTTDIQVKVRDTYLDTQVVGQTGVIRSVTGGMCSVYLKDSEKVVSISSEHLEPITPTKNNKVKVILGEDREATGVLLSIDGEDGIVRMDLDEQLKILNLRFLGKLLEA from the exons ATGTCGGACAGTGAGGACAGCAACTTCTCCGAGGAGGAGGACAGCGAGCGCAGCAGTGACGGCGAGGAGGCCGAG GTAGAAGAAGAGCGGCGGAGTGTAGCAGGCAGCgagaaggaggaagagcctgaggaagaagaggaggaggaagaggaggaagaatacgatgaagaagaggaagaggaagatgatgACAGGCCTCCCAAGAAACCCCGCCATGGCGGCTTCATTCTGGACGAGGCTG ATGTGGACGATGAGTATGAGGATGAGGACCAGTGGGAGGACGGAGCAGAGGACATTTTAGAGAAAG CCTCCAACATCGATAATGTCGTCCTGGATGAAGACCGTTCTGGGGCTCGCCGCCTACAAAACCTCTGGAG GGACCAGCGAGAGGAAGAACTGGGCGAGTACTACATGAAGAAATATGCCAAGTCGTCTGTGGGAGAGAC GGTGTATGGAGGATCTGATGAGCTCTCTGATGACATCACTCAGCAGCAGCTGCTTCCGGGAGTCAA GGATCCAAATCTGTGGACTGTCAAATGTAAG ATTGGGGAGGAACGGGCCACGGCCATTTCCTTGATGCGCAAGTTCATTGCTTACCAGTTCACAGACACG CCCCTGCAGATTAAGTCAGTGGTGGCACCAGAGCACGTGAAGGGCTACATCTACGTGGAGGCCTATAAGCAGACGCACGTGAAGCAGGCCATCGAGGGCGTGGGCAACCTGCGGCTTGGCTACTGGAACCAGCAGATGGTGCCCATCAAGGAAATGACAGATGTGCTCAAAGTCGTAAAGGAGGTGGCCAACCTGAAGCCGAAGTCCTGGGTCCGCCTCAAGAGGGGCATCTATAAGGACGACATTGCCCAG GTGGATTATGTGGAGCCCAGCCAAAACACCATCTCCTTGAAGATGATCCCACGCATCGACTATGACCGCATCAAGGCCCGTATGAGCTTG AAAGACTGGTTTGCCAAAAGGAAGAAGTTTAAGCGACCTCCACAGAGGCTGTTTGATGCTGAGAAGATCAG GTCCCTGGGCGGCGATGTTGCCTCGGATGGTGACTTCCTCATCTTCGAGGGGAACCGTTACAGCCGGAAGGGCTTTCTGTTCAAGAGCTTTGCCATGTCTGCTGTG aTCACGGAGGGTGTGAAGCCCACACTCTCTGAGCTGGAGAAGTTTGAGGACCAGCCGGAGGGCATTGACCTTGAGGTGGTGACTGAGAGCACAG GGAAGGAGCGGGAACACAACTTCCAGCCTGGGGACAATGTGGAGGTGTGTGAGGGCGAGCTCATCAACCTGCAGGGCAAGATCCTTAGCGTGGATGGCAACAAGATCACCATCATGCCCAAGCACGAGGACCTCAAG GACATGTTGGAGTTCCCGGCCCAGGAACTTCGGAAGTACTTTAAGATGGGGGACCACGTGAAGGTGATTGCTGGCCGATTTGAGGGTGACACAGGCCTCATTGTGCGAGTGGAGGAGAACTTTGTTATTCTGTTCTCTGACCTCACCATGCAtgag CTGAAGGTGCTCCCCCGGGACCTGCAGCTCTGCTCAGAGACGGCATCGGGTGTGGATGTGGGGGgccagcatgaatggggggagctGGTGCAGCTAGACCCCCAGACCGTGGGTGTCATCGTGCGGCTGGAGCGGGAGACCTTCCAG GTACTGAACATGTATGGGAAGGTGGTGACTGTCAGGCACCAGGCTGTGACCCGGAAGAAGGACAACCGCTTTGCCGTGGCCCTGGACTCAGAACAGAATAACATCCACGTGAAAGACATCGTGAAGGTCATTGACGGCCCCCACTCA GGCCGGGAGGGCGAAATTCGCCATCTCTTCCGCAGCTTCGCCTTCCTGCATTGCAAGAAACTGGTGGAGAATGGGGGCATGTTTGTCTGCAAGACCCGCCACCTCGTCCTGGCGGGGGGCTCGAAG CCCCGAGATGTGACCAACTTCACAGTGGGTGGCTTTGCCCCTATGAGTCCCCGGATCAGCAGCCCCATGCACCCCAGCGCTGGAG gtCAGCGTGGTGGCTTTGGCAGCCCTggtggcggcagcggcggcaTGAGCAGGGGCCGAGGGCGGAGAGACAACGAACTCATAGGCCAGACTGTGCGCATCTCCCAAGGGCCCTACAAAG GCTACATCGGTGTGGTGAAGGATGCCACGGAGTCCACGGCCCGCGTGGAGCTGCACTCCACCTGCCAGACCATCTCTGTGGACCGTCAGCGGCTCACTACGGT GGGCTCACGGCGCCCAGGTGGCATGACCTCAACCTATGGGCGGACACCCATGTATGGCTCCCAGACGCCCATGTATGGCTCTGGCTCCCGCACACCCATGTATGGCTCTCAGACACCTCTCCAGGATG GCAGCCGTACCCCGCATTACGGTTCCCAGACACCTTTGCATGACGGCAGCCGCACTCCTGCTCAGAGTGGTGCTTGGGACCCCAACAACCCTAACACGCCATCACG GGCTGAGGAAGAATACGAGTATGCTTTCGACGACGAGCCCACCCCGTCCCCACAGGCCTATGGGGGCACCCCCAATCCCCAGACACCTGGCTATCCCGATCCCTCATCCCCACAGGTCAACCCGCAGTACAACCCACAGACGCCAGGGACGCCAGCCAT GTACAACACAGACCAGTTCTCCCCCTATGCCGCCCCCTCCCCGCAAGGCTCCtaccagcccagccccagcccccaaagCTACCACCAGGTGGCGCCAAGCCCAGCGGGCTACCAGAACACCCACTCTCCAGCCAGCTAccaccccacaccctcccccatgGCCTATCAG GCCAGCCCTAGCCCGAGTCCTGTTGGCTACAGTCCGATGACACCTGGAGCCCCCTCCCCTGGTGGCTATAACCCGCACACACCAGGCTCAGGAATTGAGCAGAACTCTAGCGACTGGGTAACCACTGACATCCAGGTGAAGGTGCGGGACACCTACCTGGATACACAGgtggtggggcagacgggagtcATCCGCAGCGTCACG
- the LOC131499239 gene encoding uncharacterized protein LOC131499239 isoform X2, with amino-acid sequence MKEKDKEGADGEEEKEDRQKINYRWIQKTQVTAIRRQRDQSSEKEDRQDPGLGPEKAWGVGRVPMWPLWTILLLVRPLGGLGSPLCPREPFYFLVAIMKMLGNKNDGTLYTPDDLSVCPAETLGCFRLELSVIQFEEGRSMGIAVFRLQRLLDALGSRLWEGTKHCTGVFQPHPTPTGQGESCASCPWLQIITIWRAFG; translated from the exons atgaaggagaaagacaaagaaggggccgatggagaagaggagaaagaggacagACAGAAGATCAATTACAGATGGATCCAGAAAACACAAGTGACGGCGATTCGGAGGCAGAGAGACCAGTCctcagagaaagaagacagacag GACCCTGGGCTGGGACCAGAAAAggcctggggggtgggcagggtgcCCATGTGGCCTCTCTGGACCATCCTTCTGCTGGTACGGCCCTTGGGAGGCCTAGGATCACCCCTCTGCCCTCGGGAGCCTTTCTACTTCCTTGTTGCCATCATGAAGATGCTG ggaaacaaaaatgatggcACTCTCTACACCCCTGATGATCTCTCG GTTTGTCCTGCTGAGACTCTGGGATGCTTCCGGCTGGAGCTTTCTGTGATCCAGTTCGAAGAGGGCCGATCCATGGGGATTGCTGTGTTCCGGCTACAGCGTCTGCTGGATGCATTGGGGTCCCGGCTGTGG gaAGGGACAAAGCATTGCACAGGTGTCTTCCaacctcaccccacccctacaGGACAGGGAGAGTCTTGTGCCTCATGTCCCTGGCTGCAAATAATTACCATCTGGAGAGCTTTCGGGTGA